From Nicotiana tomentosiformis unplaced genomic scaffold, ASM39032v3 Un00008, whole genome shotgun sequence, a single genomic window includes:
- the LOC104110807 gene encoding uncharacterized membrane protein At1g16860-like, with the protein MGSRFPSHQLSNGLYVSGRPEQPKERTPTMTSAPMPYTGGDIKKSGELGKMFDIPVDGSKSRKSGPITGATSRTGLYTGAASHSGPINPNAAARTSYSTSGPISSSGVPGSVSTKKSNSGPLSKHGEPIKKSSGPQSGGVTPTGRQNSGPQAPVLPATGLITSGPISSGPLNSSGAPRKVSGPLDSMGSAKFHGPSVVNSQAVTTLSQNDVYSFKRSFPKPILWAMILLFVMGFIAGGFILGAVHNAILLIVVVVLFGIVAALFVWNSCCGGSAIISFISRYPDAELRTAKNGQYVKVSGVVTCGNVPLESSFQKVPRCVYTSTSLYEYRGWDSKAAGPTHRRFTWGLRSSERHVVDFYISDFQSGLRALVKSGCGAKVTPYVDESIVVDVDPLNNELSPEFIRWLRERNLSSDDRIMRLKEGYIKEGSTVSVIGVVQRNENVLMIVPPPEPFTTGCQWLKCIFPASLEGIVLRCEDASKVDAIPV; encoded by the exons ATGGGTTCTAGATTCCCATCTCACCAGCTCAGCAATGGCCTTTACGTGTCAGGCCGGCCAGAGCAGCCAAAAGAAAGAACACCAACAATGACTTCCGCGCCCATGCCTTATACTGGCGGTGACATAAAGAAGTCAGGAGAGCTTGGGAAAATGTTTGATATCCCTGTGGATGGCTCCAAGTCGAGGAAATCTGGACCCATAACAGGTGCAACTTCGAGGACTGGATTATATACAGGTGCTGCATCACATTCAGGACCTATCAATCCTAATGCCGCTGCTAGGACTAGCTACTCAACCTCAGGTCCCATATCATCCTCAGGGGTGCCTGGTTCAGTTTCTACAAAGAAATCAAATTCTGGGCCCCTTAGTAAGCATGGCGAGCCTATAAAAAAGTCATCTGGTCCTCAATCTGGTGGAGTGACACCAACAGGCCGCCAAAACTCAGGTCCTCAAGCACCGGTTCTCCCTGCAACAGGTCTTATTACTTCTGGTCCTATTTCTTCTGGGCCTCTGAATTCCTCTGGGGCCCCAAGAAAGGTCTCCGGTCCTTTGGACTCAATGGGGTCAGCCAAGTTTCATGGCCCTTCTGTTGTTAACAGCCAGGCTGTGACAACTCTCAGTCAAAATGATGTGTATTCCTTTAAGAGGAGCTTCCCTAAACCTATTCTGTGGGCAATGATTTTGTTATTTGTGATGGGCTTTATTGCCGGGGGATTTATACTTGGAGCGGTGCACAATGCTATTCTGCTGATCGTTGTTGTGGTTCTCTTTGGAATTGTTGCTGCATTATTCGTATGGAACTCTTGCTGTGGTGGAAGTGCTATAATTAGTTTTATTTCCCGCTATCCAGATGCTGAACTGAGAACAGCCAAAAATGGCCAATATGTCAAGGTTTCTGGG GTGGTGACTTGTGGAAACGTGCCTCTTGAGTCATCCTTTCAAAAAGTTCCTAGGTGTGTCTATACATCTACAAGTTTATATGAGTATCGAGGATGGGATTCAAAAGCTGCAGGTCCTACTCACCGTCGTTTTACATGGGGCCTCAGATCTTCAGAA AGGCATGTAGTCGATTTTTATATCTCTGATTTTCAGTCAGGGTTAAGAGCATTGGTTAAGAGTGGCTGTGGTGCAAAGGTGACTCCTTATGTAGACGAGTCGATAGTTGTTGACGTGGATCCATTGAATAATGAGTTATCTCCAGAATTTATCAGGTGGTTGAGAGAAAGAAATCTTTCAAGTGATGATCGCATAATGCGACTGAAGGAAGG GTATATAAAAGAAGGAAGTACAGTTAGCGTGATTGGAGTGGTTCAAAGGAATGAGAACGTGCTTATGATAGTCCCTCCTCCCGAGCCATTTACAACAGGTTGCCAGTGGCTGAAATGTATATTTCCGGCTAGCCTTGAGGGCATTGTGTTAAGATGTGAAGATGCGTCAAAAGTTGATGCTATACCAGTATGA